Part of the Budorcas taxicolor isolate Tak-1 chromosome 9, Takin1.1, whole genome shotgun sequence genome is shown below.
AGTGCTCTAACCATTTTTTCCTGCTTTACAGCACAAGGTTCACAGGAACTTTAGAGATAAGATGACTTTAGAGATTTAGTAGTGCAATGACTTTTCACCATAGTAGTTACATTTGAAGCATATTTAAAGGATCATAGAATGAAAAGTACAGCCAGTCTATAATAGTCTGTACTCTATACTTCCATTAATATAGTGAGTATAAAATTCTTCAGTAGACCAGTAAAAATATGCCTAGGAAACACTGCAATACATATCCCAAACCCATTTTTATtgttaagctgctgctgctgctaaatcgcttcagtcgtgtccgactgtgcgattccagagacggcagcccaccaggctctgctgtccctgggcttctccaggcaagaacactggagtgggttgccatttccttctccaatgcatgaaagtgaaaagtgaaagtgaagtcactgagtcgtgtccaactcttagcgaccccatggactgcagctcaccaggctcctccgtccatgggattttccaggcaagagtactggagtggggtgccattgccttctccgtatcctTAAGTTGCTTACCTGTTAAAGCCCAGAGATACTGCTGTGACCATAGCCTTCTTGCTTCTCACTCCAGCTAAACAAGAAAACACTAGACTGTCAGATTTGGATGGCTTTACTTCTTTGTACTTCTCTTTGAAGTCTTTTGGGTTCATCTGTAGAGCTTCCCCTACATGATCCactgaaagaaaatgttaagaattTCGATTAAATTTTAGATACAGTCAATTACTAGATATATGTTTTCTTAATAAATGAGGTTAAAACACATCACTTACATGGTATATTGACAGACCCGGGGATTTTTCCAGACTCATGAATTTCCCATGGCTCTCTAACATCaattaacataatttttttgGACTTCAGGAGGTTTTTAAGTTCCTTATAAGTGACATCTTCACAAATAGTGGTACAAAAATTGAGGCAGCTTTTTATTGACTTCAAacctggaaagaataaaataaattagctACCTTCAAAATGACACTTCTATTAATATCTGGAAAGAGTAAGTCAAAGGAGTTTTCCCCACTGTTCAAGTCAGCTCACCATATCAGTCTTTTGATTTGACTTCTTATATAAAGTCTCATTTTCATA
Proteins encoded:
- the TSTD3 gene encoding thiosulfate sulfurtransferase/rhodanese-like domain-containing protein 3 produces the protein MVLQRLLPWSTCRTVFGSAETALWGLKSIKSCLNFCTTICEDVTYKELKNLLKSKKIMLIDVREPWEIHESGKIPGSVNIPLDHVGEALQMNPKDFKEKYKEVKPSKSDSLVFSCLAGVRSKKAMVTAVSLGFNSAQHYAGGWKEWATYELSEKKQEN